The Betta splendens chromosome 7, fBetSpl5.4, whole genome shotgun sequence genome includes a window with the following:
- the zbtb48 gene encoding telomere zinc finger-associated protein, with translation MQLSAVDSRAGEMPALESTHAQRVLSSLNQQRAVGRFCDAVLNVGDGMVYLAHRSILACFSELLQQPGVPAVPCMEVCLQECPKEGLELLLNFIYTGELELNCDNLDKVQHAATSLCIPEALALCQRFKETSVDPGPVKRKRGRPRKTAPETSLHCPVKEENTLPVLKDEFNFDSATGSLSLAPTATSTNTSTTTTRSGRVVKGPRRLVTDESLISDLTATDTNSRRVIDISVEKDNSDAVVHSLTLDEPPGERKITELHIDINDNAGSQVIEEPEEEEEDDDDDDEDNDVGNFETITEGSDDEYVPVDESSPSALSTSTARKRKFQSKMDKNETDPAVDKDSKKACVQCPICDKSFKSKYYLKVHNRRHTGERPFGCHKCGKKYFRKENLLIHEIRDCAKVQIFSCPTCSSTFSGKEELRLHIVSHTGEMPHKCSTCTEQFMHKKNLTLHMMKVHGYPKPHACPQCPKTFLTRTELGVHEAAKHRGEKPFVCEECGHRASSRNGLQMHIKAIHRNERPFVCNSCGHAFSQKNNLNMHLRIHSGEKPYQCHLCGKTFRTQASLDKHHRTHTGERPFSCDVCEQRFTEKGALVRHKASKHEEGRPHCCHICNKTFKAREQLRVHLRRHKGMRKFECIDCGYKFTRQAHLRRHIQIHKRTENYNPRQRKLRNVIVQESDGNSVEKAGKSDEAPPVPEETDYTTDTSNAQEPNPKPDSITAPRSSCMMGAMTESSDGTMEEAMSNENLGQVQAVESFSVPEVLQQTQLVAETYSTNPP, from the exons ATGCAGCTGTCAG CAGTGGACAGTAGAGCTGGAGAGATGCCTGCACTGGagagcacacatgcacagcgtgtcctgtcctccctcaaccagcagagggcagtgggGAGGTTTTGTGATGCAGTGTTAAATGTGGGAGACGGGATGGTCTACCTGGCCCATCGCAGCATCCTCGCATGTTTCAGTGAACTCTTACAACAGCCCGGCGTGCCCGCTGTGCCGTGCATGGAGGTTTGCCTGCAGGAGTGCCCCAAAGAaggcctggagctgctcctgaaCTTCATCTACACTGGAGAGCTGGAGTTAAACTgcgacaacctggacaaggtgcaGCATGCAGCGACCAGCCTGTGTATACCAGAAGCGCTTGCACTCTGTCAGCGCTTCAAGGAGACCTCTGTGGATCCCGGGCCTGTCAAACGTAAAAGAGGCAGACCTCGAAAGACTGCACCTGAGACAAGCCTGCATTGTCCagtcaaagaagaaaacacGCTGCCGGTGTTAAAAGACGAGTTCAACTTCGATAGTGCCACAGGAAGTTTAAGCTTGGCCCCCACTGCTACCAGTACCAATAccagtactactactacacgTTCTGGTCGTGTGGTGAAGGGCCCCAGGCGACTGGTGACTGATGAGAGCCTCATCAGTGATCTTACAGCCACTGACACAAACAGTAGGAGGGTCATTGACATCTCTGTGGAGAAAGACAATAGCGATGCTGTTGTGCACAGTCTGACCCTAGATGAGCCACCTGGTGAAAGAAAG ATAACTGAACTGCATATCGACATAAATGACAATGCTGGTAGCCAGGTAATCGAAgaaccagaagaagaagaagaagatgatgatgatgatgatgaagacaatGATGTGGGGAACTTTGAGACCATCACCGAAGGCTCAGATGATGAGTATGTGCCTGTTGATGAGTCCAGTCCCTCAGCCCTGTCCACGTCGACAGCAAGAAAACGCAAGTTCCAGAGTAAAATGGACAAAAATGAGACTGACCCCGCTGTGGACAAAGACTCCAAGAAGGCCTGTGTCCAGTGTCCCATCTGTGACAAAAGCTTTAAGAGCAAATATTACCTCAAAGTCCACAACAG GCGACACACGGGAGAGAGACCCTTTGGTTGTCACAAATGTGGGAAGAAGTACTTCAGGAAGGAGAACCTTTTAATACATGAGATCAGAGACTGTGCCAAGGTGCAA ATCTTCAGCTGCCCAACGTGCTCTTCCACTTTTAGTGGAAAAGAAGAACTGCGCTTGCACATCGTCTCCCACACGGGGGAAATGCCTCACAAG tgttcAACCTGTACAGAACAGTTCATGCACAAAAAGAACTTGACTCTTCACATGATGAAGGTCCATGGTTATCCCAAACCGCACGCA TGTCCTCAGTGTCCCAAAACCTTCTTAACTCGGACAGAGCTGGGAGTGCACGAAGCGGCCAAACACCGCGGTGAAAAGCCCTTTGTTTGCGAGGAGTGTGGTCATCGAGCATCTAGTCGGAACGGTCTGCAGATGCACATCAAGGCCATTCACAG GAACGAGAGACCTTTCGTCTGTAACTCTTGTGGTCATGCATTCTCCCAGAAGAACAACCTCAACATGCATCTGCGCATTCACAGTGGGGAGAAGCCATACCAGTGTCACCTGTGTGGCAAAACCTTCAGGACCCAAG CCAGCCTAGATAAACACCATCGAACTCACACTGGTGAGCGTCCCTTTAGCTGTGACGTCTGCGAGCAGCGTTTCACAGAGAAAGGAGCCCTCGTTCGTCACAAGGCCAGCAAGCACGAGGAGGGCCGTCCCCACTGTTGTCACATATGTAATAAAACCTTCAAAG CGAGGGAGCAACTTCGGGTTCACCTGCGTCGCCACAAAGGCATGAGGAAGTTTGAGTGTATAGACTGTGGCTACAAGTTCACGCGACAA GCACATCTACGGCGACACATTCAAATCCACAAACGCACCGAGAACTATAATCCCCGGCAAAGAAAGCTGAGGAACGTGATAGTGCAGGAATCAGATGGAAACTCTGTTGAGAAAGCAGGCAAATCAGACGAAGCCCCACCTGTACCTGAAGAGACCGATTACACCACAGACACCAGTAACGCCCAAGAACCCAACCCAAAGCCTGACTCCATCACTGCTCCGCGTTCTAGCTGCATGATGGGGGCGATGACCGAGTCGAGCGACGGCACAATGGAGGAGGCGATGTCCAACGAGAACCTGGGGCAGGTCCAAGCAGTGGAGAGCTTCTCTGTGCCCGAGGtcctgcagcaaacacagctggTAGCGGAGACGTACAGTACGAATCCACCATAG
- the nol9 gene encoding polynucleotide 5'-hydroxyl-kinase NOL9: protein MKVSKAKQSKGQAKSDKWKHVRGKRLRPPISSSDLISSPVMARVIQEHQACVKKKPTVKRLKKKAKSLSDSKRNAPPSEFQANGRSAFTVDKDSDDSQEWNEYFQSVHGNGVETSRDVEDARPGRLDKEALHHCAERGVLHNHAVLVMQKDQSLCFRGKCFLTCLYGRVEVMGFTIEEGQQSYPLFSPASHCPLTITALGNSEYTRDDRTEARTILQKYLSAASRKKLVKRVMSNSSIILIEPMETPLTRFLSSFTNLKTLFSPPTSEVISAILDTPLNGLGIIPLVNAIEGLKTSISYRDVLNAVVSACRGDMDGCAVILVCGTKNVGKSTFIRTLINTLLNHTTSVDYLEGDLGQTEFTPAGCLSLSTVREPLLGPPFTHQCTPEHMIYYGQSSCESDPDRYLESLKSLWHRHSQSRETPVIINTMGWVKGLGLQLLVDMIRFFPVSHVVQLGHSGSTQCPTLTPDFLRTARGFQTHPPSQSALNEFSDAHSPRRSYTHLIVQSDFKGVASQGKAKHQRSNEQRELSLLAYLSQLQSPDIGPVRPLHSLTPYQVPHTAVALGVIHCDVAPSHTLFAANASLVGLCCIAEKVSSRGGPVLLSQAPICPCVGFGVLRGIDMARGLYFLLTPVDPSILRKVNCLLLGAISLPFCVLTAQPGFEGDVPYVTTDYSFDLTGAGKLRAFKGMLRPNQVGM from the exons ATGAAGGTGAGCAAAGCCAAACAGTCAAAAGGCCAAGCAAAATCTGACAAGTGGAAACATGTGAGGGGTAAGAGATTGAGGCCTCCCATCAGCTCCTCCGATCTCATTTCTTCACCGGTCATGGCCAGGGTCATACAGGAGCACCAGGCCTGCGTCAAGAAAAAGCCCACCGTCAAGAGACTGAAGAAAAAAGCCAAGTCTCTCTCTGACTCCAAAAGAAATGCTCCTCCATCTGAATTTCAAGCTAATGGTCGTTCGGCGTTTACAGTGGACAAAGACTCTGATGACTCGCAGGAATGGAATGAATATTTTCAGTCCGTTCATGGGAACGGTGTGGAGACCTCCAGGGATGTGGAGGATGCCCGGCCAGGTAGACTTGACAAAGAGGCTCTTCATCACTGTGCAGAGAGAGGTGTTCTGCACAACCACGCTGTCCTTGTCATGCAGAAAGATCAG AGCCTGTGTTTCCGTGGGAAGTGCTTTTTGACCTGTCTGTATGGCCGTGTAGAGGTAATGGGGTTCACCATTGAAGAAGGCCAGCAGTCATATCCTCTGTTCTCCCCAGCCTCACACTGTCCACTGACAATTACAGCACTGGGTAACTCTGAATATACCAGAGATGACAGAACAGAAGCTAGAACCATCCTCCAAAAGTACTTGTCAGCAG CATCACGGAAGAAATTGGTAAAAAGGGTGATGTCAAACTCCTCCATCATTCTTATAGAGCCTATGGAGACACCCCTAACACGATTTCTGTCAAGCTTCACAAATCTCAAAACATTGTTCAGTCCGCCAACG AGTGAAGTAATTTCTGCTATCCTCGACACGCCGCTCAATGGTTTGGGGATAATTCCACTGGTCAATGCTATCGAGGGCTTGAAAACCTCCATCAGCTATAGAGATGTTCTAAATGCAGTTGTCAGTGCCTGCAgag GGGATATGGATGGTTGTGCAGTTATTCTGGTGTGTGGGACCAAAAATGTGGGCAAGTCAACATTTATCCGCACTCTCATCAACACCTTACTGAATCA CACAACTAGTGTAGATTACTTGGAGGGGGACCTTGGTCAAACAGAATTCACTCCTGCTGGTTGCCTGTCTTTGTCAACGGTCAGAGAACCACTTCTGG GCCCTCCTTTTACACACCAGTGCACACCAGAGCACATGATCTATTACGGTCAGTCATCATGTGAGTCAGACCCAGACCGCTACCTGGAATCCCTGAAGTCCTTGTGGCACAGACATTCACAAAGCAGAGAGACCCCTGTCATTATCAACACCATGggctgggtcaaag GGCTTGGATTGCAGCTGCTTGTGGACATGATTCGCTTCTTCCCAGTCTCGCATGTTGTCCAGCTGGGTCACAGTGGCAGCACCCAGTGTCCCACCCTCACTCCAGATTTTCTGAGGACAGCACGTGGCTTCCAGACACATCCGCCCTCTCAGTCCGCTCTAAACGAGTTTTCAGATGCGCACAGTCCCCGCAGAAGCTACACCCACCTAATTGTCCAGTCAGATTTTAAAGGTGTGGCAAGCCAAGGAAAAGC GAAACATCAGCGTTCTAATGAACAGAGGGAGCTGTCATTGCTGGCCTACCTTAGTCAACTGCAATCCCCTGATATTGGACCTGTTAGACCTCTACACAGCCTTACCCCATACCAG GTGCCGCATACAGCTGTGGCTTTAGGTGTGATTCACTGTGACGTAGCCCCGAGTCACACGCTCTTCGCTGCCAATGCCAGTCTGGTGGGACTCTGCTGCATAGCAGAAAAAGTATCTAGCCGGGGGGGTCCAGTCCTGCTGTCCCAGGCCCCCATCTGTCCATGTGTGGGCTTTG GCGTGCTGCGAGGTATTGACATGGCTCGAGGGCTGTACTTCTTGCTGACACCCGTAGATCCCTCTATTCTACGTAAGGTCAACTGTCTCCTGCTAGGAGCCATATCACTGCCTTTCTGTGTCCTCACAGCACAG cCTGGCTTTGAGGGAGACGTGCCATATGTCACCACTGATTATAGTTTTGATCTGACCGGTGCAGGAAAGCTGCGAGCTTTTAAGGGAATGTTGAGACCCAACCAAGTGGGGATGTAA